One Streptomyces sp. R28 DNA window includes the following coding sequences:
- the prfA gene encoding peptide chain release factor 1 has protein sequence MFEAVADLVVEHADLETKLADPSVHADQANARKLNKRYAELTPIVATYRSWKQTGDDIETARELAADDPEFAAEVKELDKQREELTEKLRLLLVPRDPSDDKDVILEIKAGAGGDESALFAGDLLRMYLRYAERVGWKTEIIDSTESELGGYKDVQVAVKTKGGQGATEPGQGVWARLKYEGGVHRVQRVPATESQGRIHTSAAGVLVTPEAEEIDVEINPNDLRIDVYRSSGPGGQSVNTTDSAVRITHLPTGVVASCQNEKSQLQNKEQAMRILRSRLLAAAQEEAEKEPADARRSQVRTVDRSEKIRTYNFPENRISDHRVGFKAYNLDQVLDGDLDSVIQACVDADSAAKLAAA, from the coding sequence ATGTTCGAGGCCGTCGCGGACCTGGTCGTTGAGCACGCCGACCTGGAGACGAAGCTCGCCGACCCGTCGGTGCACGCCGACCAGGCGAACGCGCGCAAGCTGAACAAGCGCTACGCCGAGCTCACCCCGATCGTCGCCACGTACCGCTCCTGGAAGCAGACCGGCGACGACATCGAGACCGCACGTGAACTCGCCGCCGACGACCCGGAGTTCGCCGCCGAGGTCAAGGAGCTGGACAAGCAGCGCGAGGAGCTGACGGAGAAGCTCCGCCTGCTGCTCGTCCCGCGCGACCCCAGCGACGACAAGGACGTCATCCTCGAGATCAAGGCGGGCGCGGGCGGCGACGAGTCGGCGCTGTTCGCCGGTGACCTGCTGCGCATGTACCTGCGCTACGCCGAGCGCGTCGGCTGGAAGACCGAGATCATCGACTCCACCGAGTCCGAGCTCGGCGGCTACAAGGACGTCCAGGTCGCCGTGAAGACCAAGGGCGGCCAGGGTGCCACCGAGCCCGGGCAGGGCGTGTGGGCGCGGCTGAAGTACGAGGGCGGGGTGCACCGCGTGCAGCGCGTGCCGGCGACCGAGTCCCAGGGCCGGATCCACACCTCCGCGGCCGGTGTGCTGGTCACGCCCGAGGCCGAGGAGATCGACGTCGAGATCAACCCGAACGACCTGCGGATCGACGTGTACCGGTCGTCCGGCCCGGGTGGTCAGTCCGTCAACACCACCGACTCCGCCGTGCGCATCACGCACCTTCCCACCGGAGTCGTGGCCTCCTGCCAGAACGAGAAGAGCCAGCTGCAGAACAAGGAGCAGGCTATGCGTATCCTGCGCTCCAGGCTGCTCGCAGCGGCGCAGGAGGAGGCCGAGAAGGAGCCCGCCGACGCCCGCCGCAGCCAGGTCCGCACGGTCGACCGCTCCGAGAAGATCCGCACCTACAACTTCCCGGAGAATCGCATCTCGGACCACCGCGTCGGCTTCAAGGCGTACAACCTGGACCAGGTGTTGGACGGCGACCTCGACTCGGTGATCCAGGCCTGCGTCGACGCGGACTCGGCCGCCAAGCTAGCGGCCGCGTAA
- the prmC gene encoding peptide chain release factor N(5)-glutamine methyltransferase, with amino-acid sequence MLLAEVAQATQRLADAGVPSPRNDAEELAAFVHGVKRGELHSVKDSDFDARYWEVIARREQREPLQHITGRAYFRYLELQVGPGVFVPRPETESVVGWAIDAVRAMDVVEPCIVDLCTGSGAIALALAQEVPRSRVHAVELSEDALQWTRKNVEGSRVDLRQGNALDAFPDLDGQVDLVISNPPYIPLTEWEYVAPEARDYDPELALFSGEDGLHLIRGLERTAHRLLRPGGVVVIEHADTQGGQVPWIFTEERGWADAADHPDLNNRPRFATARKALP; translated from the coding sequence GTGCTGCTCGCGGAGGTGGCCCAGGCCACCCAGCGGCTGGCCGACGCCGGCGTGCCCTCGCCGCGCAACGACGCGGAGGAGCTCGCCGCGTTCGTGCACGGCGTGAAGCGGGGCGAGCTGCACTCCGTGAAGGACTCGGACTTCGACGCCCGGTACTGGGAGGTCATCGCCCGCCGTGAGCAGCGCGAGCCGTTGCAGCACATCACCGGGCGGGCCTACTTCCGGTATCTCGAACTCCAAGTCGGGCCCGGCGTGTTCGTGCCCCGACCCGAGACCGAGTCGGTGGTCGGGTGGGCCATAGACGCCGTGCGCGCGATGGACGTCGTCGAGCCCTGCATCGTCGATCTGTGCACCGGCTCCGGCGCCATCGCGCTCGCCCTCGCCCAGGAGGTCCCGCGCTCGCGCGTGCACGCCGTGGAGCTGTCCGAGGACGCCCTGCAGTGGACGCGCAAGAACGTGGAGGGGTCCCGGGTCGACCTGCGCCAGGGCAACGCCCTGGACGCCTTCCCCGACCTCGACGGCCAGGTCGACCTGGTCATCTCCAACCCGCCCTACATCCCGCTCACCGAATGGGAGTACGTCGCTCCCGAGGCGCGGGACTACGATCCCGAACTCGCCCTGTTCTCAGGGGAGGACGGCCTCCACCTCATCCGCGGTCTGGAACGGACCGCACACCGGCTCCTGCGCCCCGGCGGCGTCGTCGTCATCGAGCACGCCGACACCCAGGGCGGCCAGGTGCCGTGGATCTTCACCGAGGAGCGGGGCTGGGCCGACGCGGCCGACCATCCCGACCTCAACAACCGCCCGAGGTTCGCGACCGCACGCAAGGCGCTGCCGTGA
- a CDS encoding LCP family protein: MSAESTPEPGIPGQTGTAGPRHRAKGRRRKPRDKRKGLLITAWTAAGIVVLGGTGAGYLYFKLNGNLKSVDIDQALGTERPEKVDNGSENILVLGSDTRSGSNKNLGGGTDDGSARSDTAMIVHVYEGHKKASVVSVPRDTLVDRPRCTDTNGDTHDAASGVMFNESYSTGGAACAVKTVESITGIRMDHYLEVDFSGFQKLIDELGGVEVTTTKNISDPDSHLNLKAGTHQLTGKQALGLVRTRHGVGDGSDLGRIQLQQAFIKALINQVKDINLFGNPKRLYDLANTATKTVTADSDLGSVNKLMSFAGGLKGISSKNMTMVTMPVQYDPADPNRVLVAKKKARLVWDALKNDKVIPKAATEGTATGDAKGVVS; encoded by the coding sequence GTGTCCGCCGAGAGCACGCCGGAGCCCGGCATACCGGGTCAGACCGGCACCGCAGGTCCGCGCCACCGCGCCAAGGGCCGCCGTCGCAAACCCCGAGACAAGCGCAAGGGCCTGCTGATCACGGCCTGGACGGCCGCCGGGATCGTGGTCCTGGGCGGCACCGGAGCCGGGTACCTGTACTTCAAGCTCAACGGCAACCTCAAGAGCGTCGACATCGACCAGGCCCTTGGCACCGAGCGGCCCGAGAAGGTCGACAACGGCTCGGAGAACATCCTCGTCCTCGGCTCCGACACCCGCTCCGGCAGCAACAAGAACCTCGGCGGCGGCACCGACGACGGCAGCGCCCGCTCCGACACGGCGATGATCGTGCACGTCTACGAAGGCCACAAGAAGGCCAGCGTGGTCTCCGTCCCGCGCGACACCCTCGTGGACCGCCCCCGGTGCACCGACACCAACGGCGACACCCACGACGCGGCGTCCGGCGTGATGTTCAACGAGTCGTACTCCACGGGCGGCGCCGCCTGCGCGGTGAAGACCGTCGAGTCCATCACCGGCATCCGCATGGACCACTATCTGGAGGTCGACTTCTCCGGCTTCCAGAAGCTCATCGACGAGCTCGGCGGCGTCGAGGTCACCACCACCAAGAACATCAGCGACCCCGACAGCCACCTCAACCTCAAGGCCGGCACCCACCAGCTCACCGGCAAGCAGGCCCTTGGCCTGGTCCGCACCCGGCACGGCGTGGGTGACGGCTCCGACCTCGGCCGCATCCAGCTCCAGCAGGCCTTCATCAAGGCGCTGATCAACCAGGTCAAGGACATCAACCTCTTCGGCAACCCCAAGAGGCTCTACGACCTGGCCAACACCGCCACCAAGACGGTGACGGCCGACTCCGACCTCGGCTCGGTCAACAAGCTCATGTCCTTCGCGGGCGGCCTCAAGGGCATCAGCTCCAAGAACATGACCATGGTCACGATGCCGGTCCAGTACGACCCCGCGGACCCGAACCGGGTGCTCGTGGCGAAGAAGAAGGCCCGGCTGGTGTGGGACGCCCTGAAGAACGACAAGGTGATCCCGAAGGCGGCCACCGAAGGCACGGCCACGGGCGATGCCAAGGGTGTGGTGAGTTAG
- a CDS encoding trypsin-like serine protease produces MRFGLPIAAVGVAAAVAAALLTSSAGAATALPKPTVKPATSSASLAELERRVAGAVAGDDTAGETATKSSYSASTSSSSGDSTVSPMVIGGTTTSITSAPWMAQLWYYDDQGTADEADDLGFFCGGAVVAPTKILTAAHCVKGYDWFNYGAVVTGTAQLPTTDEAGNTDLHGGTVTLPHRQWNHPSYNATTIDNDIAVITLANAVKATPIRMTTSGDTASYTAGTNAKVYGWGRTSSTSQDVSDTLKTATLPVQSDSTCTGYYGSEFIKGHMVCAGPPASGSDSGTTSACNGDSGGPLVVNNRIVGVVSWGVQDCVAEGAYSVFSKVSSYVGAAYPRIDDTNVSGDHRADLWLRNASTKTGYSKDSGGTSFAARESWGDWSGVNVVLQTDLDRDGYQDLVYRRSSDGAMFWAHYVQASGSWATKTLFSNWKTRTRVVAPGDVTGDYLPDLLSVDSGGTLWIYPGTGNGSFATPVKVGTGWNQYNSLRGHGDFTGDGKTDLIARASSTGYLYLYKGTGKSGTGAFSSRIKVREWAGYNAFDAVGDISGDGRADFLARTPGGTLYLYKGTGKATSEIFATRISVGTDFEQYDIFG; encoded by the coding sequence ATACGTTTCGGGCTGCCCATCGCCGCTGTCGGCGTCGCCGCGGCCGTCGCCGCCGCCCTGCTGACCTCGTCCGCGGGCGCCGCGACCGCGCTGCCCAAGCCCACCGTGAAGCCCGCCACCAGTTCGGCCTCGCTCGCCGAGCTGGAGCGGCGCGTCGCCGGTGCCGTCGCCGGTGACGACACCGCGGGGGAGACGGCCACGAAGTCGTCGTACAGCGCGAGCACCAGCAGCTCCTCCGGTGACTCCACCGTGAGTCCCATGGTCATCGGTGGCACGACGACCAGCATCACCTCGGCGCCCTGGATGGCGCAGCTCTGGTACTACGACGACCAGGGCACCGCAGACGAGGCCGACGACCTCGGGTTCTTCTGCGGGGGCGCCGTCGTCGCGCCGACGAAGATCCTCACCGCCGCGCACTGCGTCAAGGGCTACGACTGGTTCAACTACGGCGCCGTCGTCACCGGCACCGCCCAGCTGCCGACCACCGATGAGGCCGGCAACACCGACCTGCACGGCGGCACCGTCACGCTGCCGCACCGACAGTGGAACCACCCGTCGTACAACGCGACGACGATCGACAACGACATCGCCGTCATCACGCTGGCGAACGCCGTCAAGGCGACGCCGATCCGGATGACGACGTCCGGCGACACCGCCTCGTACACCGCCGGGACGAACGCCAAGGTCTACGGCTGGGGCCGGACCAGCTCCACCAGCCAGGACGTCTCCGACACGCTGAAGACGGCCACGCTGCCCGTCCAGTCCGACAGCACCTGCACCGGCTACTACGGCAGCGAGTTCATCAAGGGCCACATGGTCTGCGCGGGCCCGCCGGCCAGCGGCAGCGACAGCGGCACCACCTCCGCCTGCAACGGTGACTCCGGCGGACCGCTGGTGGTGAACAACCGGATCGTCGGTGTCGTCTCCTGGGGTGTGCAGGACTGCGTCGCCGAGGGCGCGTACAGCGTGTTCTCCAAGGTCAGCAGCTATGTCGGCGCCGCCTACCCGCGCATCGACGACACCAACGTCAGCGGTGACCACCGGGCCGACCTGTGGCTGCGCAACGCGTCTACGAAGACCGGCTACTCGAAGGACTCGGGCGGCACCTCGTTCGCCGCGCGCGAGTCCTGGGGCGACTGGAGCGGCGTGAACGTCGTCCTGCAGACCGACCTCGACCGGGACGGCTACCAGGACCTGGTGTACCGGCGCAGCTCCGACGGTGCCATGTTCTGGGCGCACTATGTGCAGGCCAGCGGCTCCTGGGCCACCAAGACGCTGTTCAGCAACTGGAAGACCCGCACCCGCGTCGTCGCCCCGGGCGACGTCACCGGCGACTACCTGCCCGACCTGCTCTCGGTCGACTCCGGCGGCACCCTGTGGATCTACCCGGGCACGGGCAACGGCTCCTTCGCCACCCCGGTCAAGGTCGGCACCGGCTGGAACCAGTACAACTCCCTGCGCGGCCACGGCGACTTCACCGGCGACGGCAAGACCGACCTGATCGCCCGCGCCTCCAGCACCGGCTACCTGTACCTCTACAAGGGGACCGGCAAGTCCGGCACGGGCGCCTTCTCCAGCCGTATCAAGGTGCGGGAGTGGGCCGGCTACAACGCCTTCGACGCGGTCGGCGACATCAGCGGCGACGGCAGGGCGGACTTCCTGGCCCGCACGCCCGGCGGCACGCTCTACCTGTACAAGGGCACCGGAAAGGCCACCAGCGAGATCTTCGCCACAAGGATCTCGGTCGGCACGGACTTCGAGCAGTACGACATCTTCGGCTGA
- a CDS encoding L-threonylcarbamoyladenylate synthase: MARRYDTNDATDRTTGLREAASAVRRGELVVLPTDTVYGIGADAFSKEAVGDLLEAKGRGRNMPTPVLIGSPNTLHGLVTDFSELAWELVDAFWPGALTLVAKHQPSLQWDLGDTRGTVAVRMPLHPVAIELLTEVGPMAVSSANLTGHPAPEDCDAAQEMLGDSVSVYLDGGPTPGNVPSSIVDVTGDVPLLLRAGAISAEELRKVVPDLEVAN; encoded by the coding sequence ATGGCACGGCGATACGACACCAACGACGCGACCGACCGCACGACCGGTCTGCGCGAAGCCGCGTCCGCCGTCCGCCGTGGCGAGCTCGTGGTCCTCCCGACCGACACGGTGTACGGCATCGGCGCCGACGCGTTCTCCAAGGAGGCCGTGGGCGACCTGCTGGAGGCCAAGGGCCGGGGCCGCAACATGCCCACCCCTGTGCTGATCGGCTCCCCGAACACGCTCCACGGTCTCGTCACCGACTTCTCCGAGCTGGCCTGGGAGCTGGTCGACGCCTTCTGGCCGGGCGCGCTGACACTGGTCGCCAAGCACCAGCCCTCGCTGCAGTGGGACCTGGGCGACACCCGGGGCACCGTTGCCGTGCGCATGCCGCTGCACCCGGTCGCCATCGAGCTGCTGACGGAGGTCGGACCGATGGCGGTGTCGTCGGCGAACCTGACGGGCCACCCCGCTCCCGAGGACTGCGACGCCGCGCAGGAGATGCTCGGCGACTCGGTCTCCGTCTACCTGGACGGCGGCCCGACCCCCGGCAACGTCCCGTCCTCGATCGTCGACGTGACCGGCGACGTGCCCCTCCTCCTGCGCGCGGGCGCCATCTCCGCGGAAGAGCTGCGGAAGGTCGTACCCGACCTCGAGGTGGCGAATTGA
- the rho gene encoding transcription termination factor Rho encodes MSDTTDLMGARVEETVAAPATDASAPASGAGSRRRRGTGLEGMVLAELQQVASGLGIRGTARMRKSQLIEVIKEAQAGGGAAAPKAEVATETKPKRRATSKARTGEAAEKKAEKAAEAPAEKAVAQQQIEIPGQPASDDAPVERRRRRATADAGAPAAAPETVAAEAKSEPKAETPAQPQGDAGEGGEGRRRDRRERGRDRERGDRGDRGDRGDRRKGDDQQGGGRQDRGQQQNQQQGGGRQDRDRDRQQQDDDDFDGGRRGRRGRYRDRRGRRGRDEIGGAGEPQINEDDVLIPVAGILDILDNYAFIRTSGYLPGPNDVYVSLAQVRKNGLRKGDHITGAVRQPKEGERREKFNALVRLDSVNGMAPEHGRGRPEFNKLTPLYPQDRLRLETDPGVLTTRIIDLVSPIGKGQRGLIVAPPKTGKTMIMQAIANAITHNNPECHLMVVLVDERPEEVTDMQRSVKGEVISSTFDRPAEDHTTVAELAIERAKRLVELGHDVVVLLDSITRLGRAYNLAAPASGRILSGGVDSTALYPPKRFFGAARNIEDGGSLTILATALVDTGSRMDEVIFEEFKGTGNMELKLDRKLADKRIFPAVDVDASGTRKEEILLGNDELAVVWKLRRVLHALDQQQAIELLLDKMKQTKSNGEFLLQIQKTTPSPGNGD; translated from the coding sequence GTGAGCGACACCACCGATCTGATGGGCGCACGTGTCGAGGAGACCGTTGCCGCGCCCGCCACGGACGCCTCCGCGCCTGCCAGCGGTGCCGGCTCCCGGCGGCGCCGCGGTACCGGCCTTGAGGGCATGGTGCTGGCCGAGCTGCAGCAGGTCGCATCCGGCCTCGGCATCAGGGGCACCGCGCGCATGCGCAAGAGCCAGCTGATCGAGGTCATCAAGGAGGCGCAGGCCGGGGGAGGTGCGGCGGCTCCCAAGGCGGAGGTCGCCACCGAGACCAAGCCCAAGCGCCGCGCCACCTCCAAGGCTCGTACCGGCGAAGCCGCCGAGAAGAAGGCGGAGAAGGCGGCTGAGGCCCCCGCCGAGAAGGCCGTGGCTCAGCAGCAGATCGAGATCCCCGGCCAGCCGGCCAGCGACGACGCCCCGGTCGAGCGCCGTCGTCGCCGCGCCACCGCCGACGCCGGTGCCCCCGCGGCCGCCCCCGAGACGGTCGCGGCCGAGGCGAAGAGCGAGCCGAAGGCCGAGACGCCCGCGCAGCCGCAGGGCGACGCCGGTGAGGGCGGCGAGGGCCGTCGTCGCGACCGCCGTGAGCGCGGCCGGGACCGCGAGCGCGGTGACCGCGGTGACCGCGGTGACCGCGGTGACCGTCGCAAGGGCGACGACCAGCAGGGCGGCGGCCGTCAGGACCGCGGCCAGCAGCAGAACCAGCAGCAGGGCGGCGGCCGTCAGGACCGTGACCGCGACCGCCAGCAGCAGGACGACGACGACTTCGACGGTGGCCGCCGTGGGCGTCGCGGGCGTTACCGCGACCGCCGTGGCCGTCGTGGCCGTGACGAGATCGGTGGCGCGGGCGAGCCGCAGATCAACGAGGACGACGTCCTGATCCCGGTCGCGGGCATCCTGGACATCCTCGACAACTACGCCTTCATCCGTACCTCGGGCTACCTGCCGGGCCCGAACGACGTGTACGTCTCCCTCGCCCAGGTCCGCAAGAACGGCCTGCGCAAGGGCGACCACATCACCGGTGCGGTCCGTCAGCCCAAGGAAGGCGAGCGGCGCGAGAAGTTCAACGCGCTGGTGCGTCTCGACTCCGTCAACGGCATGGCGCCCGAACACGGCCGCGGCCGCCCGGAGTTCAACAAGCTGACCCCGCTGTACCCGCAGGACCGGCTCCGTCTGGAGACCGACCCGGGCGTGCTGACCACCCGCATCATCGACCTCGTGTCGCCGATCGGTAAGGGCCAGCGCGGTCTGATCGTGGCCCCGCCGAAGACCGGTAAGACCATGATCATGCAGGCGATCGCCAACGCGATCACGCACAACAACCCCGAGTGCCACCTGATGGTCGTCCTGGTCGACGAGCGTCCGGAAGAGGTCACCGACATGCAGCGGTCGGTGAAGGGCGAGGTCATCTCCTCGACCTTCGACCGCCCGGCCGAGGACCACACGACGGTCGCCGAGCTCGCCATCGAGCGTGCGAAGCGGCTCGTCGAGCTGGGCCACGACGTGGTTGTCCTGCTGGACTCCATCACGCGTCTGGGCCGTGCCTACAACCTCGCCGCCCCCGCCTCCGGCCGCATCCTGTCCGGTGGTGTCGACTCGACCGCGCTGTACCCGCCGAAGCGCTTCTTCGGTGCCGCGCGCAACATCGAGGACGGTGGCTCGCTCACCATCCTGGCGACGGCTCTCGTCGACACCGGGTCCCGCATGGACGAGGTGATCTTCGAGGAGTTCAAGGGCACCGGCAACATGGAGCTCAAGCTCGACCGCAAGCTCGCCGACAAGCGCATCTTCCCGGCGGTGGACGTCGACGCGTCCGGCACCCGCAAGGAAGAGATCCTGCTCGGCAACGACGAGCTCGCCGTCGTCTGGAAGCTGCGCCGGGTGCTGCACGCGCTCGACCAGCAGCAGGCGATCGAACTGCTCCTCGACAAGATGAAGCAGACGAAGTCGAACGGCGAGTTCCTGCTGCAGATCCAGAAGACGACGCCGTCGCCCGGCAACGGCGACTGA
- the thrB gene encoding homoserine kinase, producing the protein MAGPAFRAAAVRVRVPATSANLGPGFDALGLSLGLYDDVVVRVADSGLHIDIAGEGSETLPRDEKHLLVRSLRTAFDLLGGQPRGLEIVCANRIPHGRGLGSSSAAISAGIVAARAVTIGGEAKLDDTALLELATEIEGHPDNVAACLLGGFTLSWMEGGAARAIRMDPADSIVPVVFVPGKPLLTETARGLLPRTVPHVDAATNAGRAALLVEALTRRPELLLPATEDRLHQEYRAPAMPESAALVERLRADGVPAVISGAGPTVLALVDADSADKIAHLAGDGWAANRLELDAQGASVLPLAP; encoded by the coding sequence ATGGCCGGTCCAGCCTTCCGCGCCGCCGCCGTCCGGGTGCGCGTCCCCGCCACCAGCGCCAACCTCGGCCCGGGCTTCGACGCCCTCGGCCTGTCGCTGGGGCTCTACGACGACGTGGTCGTCCGGGTGGCCGACTCCGGGCTGCACATCGACATCGCGGGTGAGGGCAGCGAGACGCTGCCGCGTGACGAGAAGCACCTTCTCGTACGGTCCCTGCGCACCGCCTTCGATCTGCTGGGCGGCCAGCCGCGCGGCCTGGAGATCGTCTGCGCCAACCGCATCCCGCACGGCCGGGGCCTCGGCTCCTCCTCGGCCGCCATCAGCGCCGGCATCGTCGCCGCGCGCGCGGTGACGATAGGCGGCGAGGCCAAGCTCGACGACACGGCCCTCCTGGAGCTCGCCACCGAGATCGAGGGCCACCCCGACAACGTGGCGGCCTGTCTGCTCGGCGGCTTCACCCTCTCCTGGATGGAGGGCGGCGCCGCGCGGGCGATCAGGATGGACCCGGCCGATTCCATCGTTCCGGTGGTTTTCGTGCCCGGAAAGCCGCTCCTGACCGAGACCGCGCGCGGCCTGCTCCCGCGCACCGTGCCGCACGTCGACGCCGCCACCAACGCGGGCCGTGCAGCCCTGCTCGTGGAGGCCCTGACCAGGCGCCCCGAACTGCTGCTGCCCGCCACCGAGGACCGTCTCCACCAGGAGTACCGCGCACCCGCGATGCCGGAGAGCGCGGCGCTGGTGGAGCGGCTGCGGGCCGACGGCGTCCCGGCCGTGATTTCCGGCGCGGGCCCCACTGTTCTGGCGTTGGTCGATGCCGACAGCGCCGACAAGATCGCCCATCTGGCAGGCGACGGCTGGGCCGCGAACCGGCTCGAGCTGGACGCCCAGGGAGCGAGCGTGCTGCCGCTTGCGCCCTGA
- a CDS encoding protein-tyrosine-phosphatase, with protein sequence MTAPEAGRGIGNGERAAEITTTFVGLPRDSFRILHVSTGNVCRSPITERLTRHFVAQRLGVLGGGLIVESAGTWGHEGAPMEANAETVLADFGADAAGFVGRELLDEHVIRADLVLTATRDHRAQVISMGHSAGLRTFTLKEFTRLVRAIDPATLPPLEDGVVLRARALVRAAAALRGWLLAPTAEADEVYDPYGAPLPFFRSVGDEIHEALDPVVTALTGVPARA encoded by the coding sequence TTGACAGCCCCTGAGGCGGGGCGTGGCATAGGCAACGGGGAACGTGCCGCGGAGATCACGACGACGTTCGTCGGGCTTCCGCGCGACAGCTTCCGCATCCTCCACGTCAGCACCGGCAATGTGTGCCGCTCACCGATCACCGAGCGGCTGACCCGTCATTTCGTGGCGCAGCGGCTCGGTGTGCTCGGCGGCGGGCTGATCGTGGAGAGCGCGGGCACCTGGGGCCACGAGGGAGCCCCCATGGAGGCCAACGCGGAGACGGTCCTCGCCGACTTCGGCGCGGACGCCGCCGGCTTCGTCGGCCGCGAGCTCCTCGACGAGCACGTCATCCGCGCCGACCTGGTCCTGACGGCCACCCGCGACCACCGCGCCCAGGTCATCTCCATGGGCCACTCGGCGGGCCTGCGCACCTTCACGCTGAAGGAGTTCACCCGCCTGGTCCGCGCGATAGACCCGGCGACCCTGCCGCCCCTGGAGGACGGCGTGGTCCTCCGCGCACGCGCCCTGGTCCGCGCGGCGGCGGCTCTACGCGGGTGGCTCCTCGCGCCGACGGCCGAGGCGGACGAGGTGTACGACCCGTACGGGGCACCGCTGCCGTTCTTCCGGTCGGTGGGGGACGAGATACACGAGGCGCTGGACCCGGTCGTCACAGCGCTCACCGGAGTACCCGCGCGGGCGTAA
- the rpmE gene encoding 50S ribosomal protein L31: protein MKRDIHPEYVETQVSCTCGASFTTRSTINSGTIRAEVCSECHPFYTGKQKILDTGGRVARFEARFGKAPAGSKK from the coding sequence TTGAAGCGCGACATCCACCCCGAGTACGTCGAGACGCAGGTCAGCTGCACCTGTGGCGCGTCGTTCACCACCCGTAGCACGATCAACAGCGGCACCATCCGCGCCGAGGTCTGCTCCGAGTGCCACCCGTTCTACACGGGCAAGCAGAAGATCCTCGACACCGGTGGCCGTGTGGCCCGCTTCGAGGCCCGCTTCGGCAAGGCACCTGCCGGCTCCAAGAAGTAG
- the glyA gene encoding serine hydroxymethyltransferase — protein MTVAHAIEADVLRRQDPQLADILLAELDRQSTTLQLIAAENFTSPAVLAALGSPLANKYAEGYPGARYHGGCELADVAERLAVERAKLLFGAEHANVQSHSGSSAVLAAYAALLRPGDTVLALGLPYGGHLTHGSPANFSGRWFDFVGYGVDAETGLIDYDQVRTLARNHRPKAVVCGSIAYPRHIDYAHFRDIADEVGAYLIADAAHPMGLVAGGAAPSPVPYADVVCATTHKVLRGPRGGMILCGADLAERVDRAVFPFTQGGAQMHTIAAKAVAFGEAATPAFTAYAHQVVANARTLAAGLAAEGLVVTTGGTDTHLITADPAPLGVDGRDARGRLAAAGIVLDCCVLPHGDDRGLRMGTAAVTTQGMGEEEMVWLAALLAGVLRGERESQKAREEVRELTGRFPPYPG, from the coding sequence ATGACGGTTGCCCATGCCATCGAGGCCGACGTCCTGCGCCGTCAGGACCCGCAGCTCGCCGACATCCTGCTCGCAGAGCTCGACCGGCAGTCGACGACGCTTCAGCTCATTGCCGCCGAGAACTTCACCTCGCCCGCGGTGCTGGCGGCTCTCGGGTCGCCGCTCGCCAACAAGTACGCCGAGGGCTATCCGGGTGCCCGGTACCACGGCGGCTGCGAGTTGGCCGACGTCGCCGAGCGGCTCGCCGTGGAGCGGGCCAAGCTGCTGTTCGGGGCCGAACACGCCAACGTGCAGTCGCACTCGGGGTCTTCGGCCGTCCTCGCCGCGTACGCCGCCCTGCTGCGCCCCGGCGACACCGTGCTCGCCCTCGGGCTGCCGTACGGCGGACACCTCACGCACGGCTCACCCGCCAACTTCTCCGGGCGCTGGTTCGACTTCGTGGGGTACGGGGTGGACGCCGAGACCGGGCTCATCGACTACGACCAGGTGCGCACGCTCGCCCGCAACCATCGGCCCAAGGCCGTCGTCTGCGGGTCCATCGCCTACCCGCGCCACATCGACTACGCCCACTTCCGTGACATCGCCGACGAGGTGGGCGCGTATCTCATCGCCGACGCCGCCCACCCGATGGGGCTCGTCGCCGGGGGTGCGGCGCCGAGCCCGGTGCCGTACGCCGATGTGGTGTGCGCCACTACGCACAAGGTGCTGCGCGGGCCCCGCGGCGGCATGATCCTGTGCGGCGCGGACCTCGCGGAGCGGGTCGACCGCGCCGTGTTCCCGTTCACCCAGGGCGGCGCGCAGATGCACACCATCGCCGCCAAGGCCGTCGCGTTCGGCGAGGCGGCAACACCGGCGTTCACGGCGTACGCCCATCAGGTGGTCGCCAATGCGAGGACCCTGGCGGCCGGCCTGGCCGCGGAGGGGCTGGTCGTCACCACGGGCGGGACCGACACCCACCTGATCACCGCTGACCCGGCGCCCCTCGGCGTCGACGGCCGTGACGCGCGTGGGCGGCTTGCCGCGGCCGGGATCGTGCTGGACTGCTGCGTGCTGCCGCACGGCGACGACCGCGGCCTGCGCATGGGCACGGCGGCCGTGACCACCCAGGGCATGGGGGAGGAGGAGATGGTGTGGCTGGCCGCGTTGCTGGCGGGCGTGCTGCGCGGGGAGCGGGAAAGTCAGAAGGCTCGTGAAGAAGTGCGGGAGCTGACCGGTAGATTTCCCCCGTATCCCGGCTGA